A region of Burkholderiales bacterium JOSHI_001 DNA encodes the following proteins:
- a CDS encoding esterase/lipase (PFAM: Prolyl oligopeptidase family; alpha/beta hydrolase fold~manually curated) has protein sequence MQRARHWATSMFLACSAGAAMAQLAPSDSLGDLLDHPALAGYARLLLPRGEAEVDRNTRLGDFALLLPYHTQVDARDVVAGLNRLIDDAGAGRRVFIDIYSPAEKARDPTKADTGLFFLRGRPGAPFAVIAPGGGFSYVATVHEGLPYARAINRHGFNAFVLRYRVGQGGTAATEDLAAALSAIFRHAAALQVRTDGYSLWGSSAGARMAAAIGSHGAARFGTGALPRPATVVMAYTGHTDTSAKAEEEPPTFVVVGEHDPISPPAVMERRLAALERAGVRVAYRKVPGLGHGFGLGTGTAAQGWIDDAVRFWEAASRGPGMSRRYTNK, from the coding sequence CGCACGCCACTGGGCAACATCGATGTTTCTGGCTTGCAGCGCCGGTGCGGCGATGGCGCAACTCGCTCCCAGTGACAGTCTGGGCGACCTGCTCGACCATCCGGCACTGGCTGGGTACGCACGGCTGCTGTTGCCGCGCGGCGAGGCCGAGGTCGACCGCAACACGCGTCTGGGCGACTTCGCATTGCTGCTGCCGTACCACACACAGGTCGACGCACGCGACGTGGTCGCCGGGCTGAACCGGCTGATCGACGATGCCGGCGCAGGGCGCCGCGTGTTCATCGACATCTACTCGCCGGCCGAGAAGGCGCGTGACCCGACGAAGGCCGACACCGGCCTGTTCTTCCTGCGCGGCCGGCCCGGAGCACCCTTTGCTGTCATCGCACCTGGCGGCGGGTTCTCGTACGTCGCCACGGTGCACGAGGGGCTGCCGTACGCACGGGCGATCAATCGGCATGGCTTCAACGCATTCGTGCTGCGCTACCGCGTCGGGCAAGGCGGCACCGCGGCCACCGAAGACCTGGCCGCAGCGCTGTCGGCGATCTTCCGCCACGCCGCAGCCTTGCAGGTGCGCACCGACGGCTATTCGTTGTGGGGCAGTTCTGCGGGTGCTCGTATGGCGGCAGCGATCGGCTCGCACGGTGCGGCGCGCTTCGGCACCGGAGCGCTGCCCCGGCCTGCCACCGTCGTGATGGCCTACACAGGCCATACCGACACCTCGGCCAAAGCAGAAGAGGAACCGCCCACCTTCGTCGTCGTCGGCGAGCACGACCCGATCTCACCGCCGGCCGTGATGGAGCGCCGGCTGGCCGCACTCGAACGCGCTGGCGTGAGGGTGGCCTACCGCAAGGTACCGGGGCTCGGGCACGGCTTCGGCCTGGGGACCGGGACGGCGGCGCAGGGCTGGATCGACGACGCCGTTCGCTTCTGGGAGGCGGCGAGCCGAGGCCCAGGGATGTCCCGGCGGTACACGAACAAGTGA
- a CDS encoding aldo/keto reductase, diketogulonate reductase (PFAM: Aldo/keto reductase family), translating into MQHVTLNNGLQMPIVGFGVFQIPNAKECEQCVVDAIQTGYRLIDTAASYMNEEAVGRGLRQSGVPREQLFVTSKLWVHDTGFERTQAAIDKSLRRLGLDYLDLYLIHQPFADVHGSWRAMEQAHRAGKLRAIGVSNFHPDRLMDIKAFNEIAPAVNQVEVNPFLQQEESVTFMKENGVQAQAWAPFAEGRNNLFHNDVLTAIGDKYGKSVGQVVLRWLVQRGIVALAKSVRKERMAENIDVFDFQLDDGDIARIAALETGTSSFFSHRDPAMVKWMSERKLDL; encoded by the coding sequence ATGCAACACGTCACCCTGAACAACGGCCTCCAGATGCCGATCGTCGGCTTTGGTGTCTTCCAGATCCCCAATGCCAAGGAGTGCGAGCAATGCGTCGTTGACGCCATCCAGACCGGCTACCGCTTGATCGACACGGCCGCCTCCTACATGAACGAGGAAGCTGTCGGGCGCGGCCTGCGTCAGAGCGGCGTACCGCGGGAGCAGCTCTTCGTCACGTCCAAGCTCTGGGTGCACGACACCGGCTTCGAACGCACGCAGGCCGCCATCGACAAGTCCTTGAGGCGCCTCGGTCTCGACTACCTTGACCTCTACCTCATCCACCAGCCCTTCGCCGACGTGCACGGCTCCTGGCGGGCCATGGAACAAGCCCACCGGGCCGGGAAGCTGCGCGCCATCGGCGTCAGCAATTTCCATCCGGACCGCCTGATGGACATCAAGGCGTTCAACGAGATCGCGCCGGCCGTGAACCAGGTGGAGGTGAACCCCTTCCTCCAGCAGGAAGAGAGCGTGACGTTCATGAAGGAGAACGGCGTTCAGGCGCAAGCCTGGGCTCCGTTTGCGGAGGGCCGCAACAACCTCTTCCACAACGACGTGTTGACGGCCATCGGCGACAAGTACGGCAAGTCGGTCGGCCAGGTCGTTCTGCGCTGGCTCGTCCAGCGCGGCATCGTCGCGCTGGCCAAGTCGGTGCGCAAGGAGCGGATGGCTGAGAACATCGATGTCTTCGACTTCCAGCTGGACGACGGTGACATCGCCCGGATCGCAGCGCTGGAGACCGGCACGAGCAGCTTCTTCTCGCACCGGGACCCGGCCATGGTGAAGTGGATGAGTGAGCGCAAGCTCGACCTTTGA
- a CDS encoding hypothetical protein (PFAM: Cupin domain; Carboxymuconolactone decarboxylase family), translating to MYRSLVIGVAFVAFCATTQMARSAEAQQITRAAERAPTFGAAENFTGRVRVDPLFAPNETIKASLAYVSFDLGARSAWHTHPAGQRLVVTAGVGLTQEWGKTAQLIRPGDVVWCPPGVKHWHGAVPHTAMTHLAMGASIDGKSVTWMEKVTDAQYAAASDVAAQGVQAQAEIQSPVNAGTLTARQQAIPLIAAFMVTSDMAGLTASLNQGLDAGLTVSEAKEILVQLYAYVGFPKSLNALGELLKVTEARKQRGIQDAPGREPSRPVPTGDELLTVGKANQTRISGAPVTGPVMDFAPVINQFLQTHLFGDIFERDNLDWRSRELATVGALAATPGVEAQLRSHMRASLRVGLTAAQLHQLTQVLAGHGQKQAAERATDALTQALAAAQGR from the coding sequence ATGTACAGATCGCTTGTCATTGGCGTTGCCTTCGTTGCCTTCTGTGCCACCACCCAGATGGCCCGTTCAGCCGAGGCCCAGCAGATCACGCGCGCGGCCGAGCGAGCGCCGACCTTTGGCGCTGCTGAGAACTTCACGGGACGTGTGCGTGTCGATCCACTGTTTGCGCCCAACGAGACCATCAAGGCATCGCTCGCCTACGTGAGCTTCGATCTCGGGGCGCGTTCGGCCTGGCACACGCACCCCGCGGGGCAGCGCCTGGTGGTGACCGCCGGTGTCGGACTGACGCAGGAATGGGGCAAAACCGCGCAGCTGATTCGCCCCGGCGATGTGGTCTGGTGTCCGCCTGGCGTCAAACATTGGCACGGTGCGGTGCCACACACCGCCATGACCCATCTGGCGATGGGCGCTTCGATCGATGGCAAGAGCGTCACCTGGATGGAGAAGGTGACGGATGCGCAGTACGCAGCGGCCTCTGATGTTGCCGCGCAAGGCGTGCAAGCGCAGGCCGAGATCCAATCACCCGTGAACGCCGGAACCCTGACTGCTAGGCAGCAGGCGATTCCGCTGATCGCGGCCTTCATGGTTACCAGCGACATGGCCGGTCTCACCGCCAGCCTGAACCAGGGGCTGGACGCCGGCCTGACGGTCAGCGAGGCGAAGGAGATCCTGGTCCAGCTCTATGCGTATGTCGGTTTCCCGAAGAGCCTCAATGCGCTGGGCGAGTTGCTGAAGGTCACGGAGGCGCGGAAGCAGCGCGGCATCCAGGACGCGCCGGGCCGCGAGCCCAGCCGCCCTGTGCCGACCGGCGACGAACTGCTCACCGTGGGCAAGGCCAACCAGACGCGCATCTCGGGTGCGCCGGTGACGGGCCCGGTGATGGACTTCGCGCCGGTCATCAATCAGTTCCTGCAGACCCACCTGTTCGGCGACATCTTCGAGCGCGACAACCTCGACTGGCGCAGCCGCGAACTGGCCACCGTCGGCGCGCTGGCCGCGACGCCGGGCGTCGAGGCGCAGTTGCGCTCCCACATGCGGGCCAGCTTGCGCGTGGGCTTGACAGCGGCGCAGTTGCACCAGCTGACACAGGTTCTCGCTGGGCATGGCCAGAAGCAAGCCGCAGAACGCGCGACAGATGCGCTGACACAGGCGCTGGCCGCGGCGCAAGGAAGATGA
- a CDS encoding hypothetical protein (PFAM: Tripartite tricarboxylate transporter family receptor) gives MNTTHRLTRRHLIQALAMAATLASGSAMAQAWPAKPISLIVPFPAGGTTDVLARALAEKLQQSLGQPVIVESKPGAGATLGADYVAKSKPDGYTLLVGAVHHTIASSVYKKLPYDFQKDLAPITEIALVPNVLVVNASTPVKNVAELVALLKSQPGKHNYGSNGNGTAQHLIGTQFENMTGTEFAHIPYKGSGPLATDLLGGQITMSFDTITPVLPHIKASKLRPLAVTTAKRSSALPDVPTLEEAGLKGFNIGTWFGVLAPAATPKDVLTRLNTEMVKVIQSPDFRKRMAEIGAEPIGNSSEQMAAQIKSETEKFAKLVKDAKVVIE, from the coding sequence ATGAACACCACCCACCGTCTTACACGTCGTCACCTCATCCAGGCGCTGGCCATGGCTGCCACGCTGGCCAGCGGCAGCGCGATGGCGCAGGCCTGGCCCGCCAAGCCGATCAGCCTGATCGTGCCGTTCCCGGCTGGCGGCACCACCGACGTGCTGGCCCGCGCGCTGGCCGAAAAGCTGCAGCAGTCGCTGGGCCAGCCGGTCATCGTGGAAAGCAAACCTGGCGCCGGTGCGACGCTGGGCGCGGACTACGTGGCCAAGAGCAAGCCGGACGGCTACACGCTGCTGGTCGGCGCCGTGCACCACACCATCGCCTCCAGCGTCTACAAGAAGCTGCCCTATGACTTCCAGAAGGACCTGGCGCCGATCACCGAGATCGCCCTGGTGCCCAACGTGCTGGTGGTGAATGCCAGCACGCCGGTCAAGAACGTGGCCGAGCTGGTGGCGCTGCTCAAGTCCCAACCCGGCAAACACAACTACGGCTCCAACGGCAACGGCACGGCGCAGCACCTGATCGGCACGCAGTTCGAGAACATGACCGGCACCGAGTTCGCCCACATCCCCTACAAGGGCAGTGGCCCGCTGGCCACCGATCTGCTGGGGGGGCAGATCACGATGTCGTTCGACACCATCACGCCGGTGTTGCCGCACATCAAGGCCAGCAAGCTGCGTCCCCTGGCGGTGACTACCGCCAAGCGCTCATCGGCACTGCCCGATGTACCGACGCTGGAAGAGGCCGGCTTGAAGGGCTTCAACATCGGCACCTGGTTCGGCGTGCTGGCGCCTGCCGCCACGCCCAAAGACGTCCTGACCCGATTGAACACGGAGATGGTCAAGGTGATTCAGTCGCCTGACTTCCGCAAGCGCATGGCGGAGATCGGTGCCGAGCCCATTGGCAACAGTTCCGAGCAGATGGCCGCGCAGATCAAGAGCGAGACCGAGAAGTTCGCGAAGCTGGTGAAGGACGCCAAAGTCGTCATCGAGTGA
- a CDS encoding phosphopyruvate hydratase (PFAM: Enolase, N-terminal domain; Enolase, C-terminal TIM barrel domain~TIGRFAM: phosphopyruvate hydratase), which translates to MASIQQVRGFEILDSRGNPTVAAEVLLSDSARGFAASPSGASTGAREALELRDGDSRRYLGRGVTRAVGHVNGEIARALVGRPAADQVALDQSMIDLDGTPTKARLGANSILAVSLALAKAAAASSGQPLYRHLGGAAEPRLPLPMMNIINGGAHADNNVDMQEFMILPVGAPRFAEAMRWGVEVFHALKALLKRRNLSTAVGDEGGFAPDLPSNEAAIELILAAIEHAGFRPGSDIALGLDVASSEFHREGHYLLASEDKRFDSSQFVDHLARWVDAYPIVTIEDGMAEGDWDGWELLTARLGSRVQLVGDDLFVTNTEILRQGIARSAANAILIKPNQIGTLTETLAAITMAEAAGFASVVSHRSGETEDTTIADLSVCTAATQIKTGSLCRSDRMAKYNRLLLIEAELGASARYAGRAAIRSLRAT; encoded by the coding sequence ATGGCAAGCATTCAACAGGTGCGCGGGTTCGAGATCCTCGACTCACGCGGCAACCCCACGGTCGCGGCCGAGGTGCTGCTGTCCGACAGCGCACGCGGCTTCGCGGCATCGCCGTCTGGCGCATCCACCGGCGCGCGCGAGGCGCTGGAACTGCGCGACGGCGATTCGCGTCGCTACCTCGGCCGCGGCGTCACCAGGGCGGTGGGTCATGTCAACGGCGAAATCGCCCGCGCGCTCGTCGGCAGGCCGGCTGCGGACCAGGTCGCGCTCGACCAATCGATGATCGACCTGGACGGCACGCCGACCAAGGCACGCCTGGGCGCGAATTCGATCCTCGCAGTCTCGCTGGCGCTGGCCAAGGCGGCTGCCGCGTCGAGCGGGCAACCGCTGTACCGCCACCTGGGTGGCGCGGCCGAGCCCCGGCTGCCGCTGCCGATGATGAACATCATCAACGGCGGCGCGCATGCAGACAACAACGTCGACATGCAGGAGTTCATGATCCTGCCGGTGGGCGCGCCGCGCTTTGCCGAAGCGATGCGCTGGGGCGTGGAGGTGTTCCATGCCCTGAAGGCCTTGCTCAAGCGCCGCAACCTGTCCACCGCGGTCGGCGACGAAGGCGGCTTCGCGCCCGACCTGCCGTCCAACGAAGCGGCGATCGAGCTCATCCTGGCCGCCATCGAGCACGCCGGCTTCAGGCCCGGTTCCGACATCGCGCTCGGCCTCGATGTCGCCAGCTCGGAGTTCCACCGCGAAGGTCACTACCTGCTGGCCTCGGAGGACAAGCGTTTCGACTCGAGCCAGTTCGTGGATCACCTGGCACGCTGGGTCGACGCCTATCCCATCGTCACCATCGAGGATGGCATGGCCGAAGGCGACTGGGACGGCTGGGAACTGCTCACCGCCCGCCTGGGCAGCCGCGTGCAACTCGTCGGCGACGACCTGTTCGTGACCAACACCGAGATCCTGCGCCAAGGCATCGCGCGCAGCGCCGCGAACGCGATCCTGATCAAGCCGAACCAGATCGGCACGCTGACCGAGACCCTGGCCGCCATCACGATGGCCGAAGCAGCCGGCTTTGCGTCCGTCGTCTCGCACCGGTCTGGCGAGACCGAGGACACGACCATCGCAGACCTCAGCGTATGCACCGCTGCCACGCAGATCAAGACCGGCTCGCTGTGCCGCTCGGACCGCATGGCCAAGTACAACCGGCTGCTGCTGATCGAGGCGGAGCTGGGCGCGTCGGCACGGTATGCCGGGCGGGCCGCGATCCGGTCCCTGCGTGCCACTTGA